One genomic region from Spirosoma sp. KCTC 42546 encodes:
- a CDS encoding Crp/Fnr family transcriptional regulator — MYDRLQTHIARLVDLTEDEFTFLKTLFIPKKLRRKHYLLQEGDICKYITFVDKGLLRAYTVDSKGTEHIVQFAPEGWWTSDMYSFLTGERSDYTIEALEDAELLLLDRANMERMVSGVPKMERYLRIMLQNNYVATHRRIVLSLSQSAEEKYTEFVQRYPDIVQRVPQHMIASYLGITPAFLSRIRARKHTND; from the coding sequence ATGTACGACCGTCTTCAAACCCACATTGCCCGACTGGTTGACCTTACGGAAGACGAGTTTACGTTTCTGAAAACGCTTTTCATTCCTAAAAAACTTCGCCGAAAACACTATCTCCTGCAGGAAGGGGACATCTGCAAGTACATTACATTTGTCGATAAAGGGCTTTTACGGGCTTACACCGTCGATAGCAAAGGAACTGAACACATTGTGCAATTTGCGCCTGAAGGCTGGTGGACCAGCGATATGTATAGCTTCCTGACGGGCGAACGCTCCGACTATACCATCGAAGCCCTGGAAGATGCCGAGCTGCTCCTGCTGGATCGGGCGAACATGGAGCGAATGGTAAGTGGTGTTCCCAAAATGGAACGCTATCTGCGCATTATGCTCCAGAATAATTACGTAGCCACGCATCGCCGGATCGTGTTATCGCTGAGCCAGTCGGCCGAAGAAAAATACACCGAATTCGTACAGCGTTACCCCGACATTGTGCAGCGCGTTCCGCAACACATGATTGCCTCCTATCTGGGCATTACGCCCGCCTTTCTCAGCCGAATCCGGGCTCGAAAACATACCAACGACTAG
- the lgt gene encoding prolipoprotein diacylglyceryl transferase, with the protein MLHYIIWNVDPEIVRIGSWPVRWYGLLFATGFLLGVQVMTHIFRTEQKPLADTDSLLTTMVISTILGARLGHFLFYEPYMFIENPLRIITPPFDGLASHGAIISIIIGLWLYSRRQSSQASGQTFLWVADRICITIALAGAFIRFGNLMNSEIFGKPTTLPWAFVFLRDHEFSQVPRHPTQLYESLSYLLLFIILFWYWKAYRNQSAPGTMLGIFLIWTFGFRFVWEFFKENQVAFEDSMSLNMGQLLSIPAILLGLILLLRNVIRPASLIPVALVIQSSSLCYQCDYQPALPASSKAHSTRCGELISSKRLLKTRRFQNHITKATKPVSPSSSVA; encoded by the coding sequence ATGCTTCACTACATCATCTGGAATGTTGATCCTGAAATCGTTCGTATTGGCTCCTGGCCAGTGCGGTGGTACGGCTTACTGTTTGCCACCGGGTTCCTGCTTGGGGTTCAGGTTATGACACACATTTTCAGAACTGAACAGAAGCCTCTTGCTGATACCGACTCCCTGTTAACGACAATGGTGATTTCAACGATTCTGGGGGCTAGACTAGGGCACTTTTTGTTTTATGAGCCCTACATGTTCATCGAGAATCCGTTGCGCATTATAACTCCGCCTTTTGATGGATTAGCGAGTCATGGGGCTATTATAAGCATCATTATTGGCCTTTGGCTCTATTCGCGTCGCCAGTCCAGTCAAGCGAGCGGTCAAACGTTTTTGTGGGTTGCCGACCGCATATGCATTACCATAGCCTTAGCGGGAGCCTTTATCCGGTTTGGCAATCTGATGAACTCCGAGATTTTTGGGAAACCGACTACTCTCCCCTGGGCGTTCGTCTTTCTAAGAGATCATGAGTTTAGCCAGGTACCCCGTCATCCCACTCAGTTATACGAATCCTTATCCTACCTACTTCTTTTCATTATCTTATTCTGGTATTGGAAAGCGTACCGTAATCAATCAGCGCCGGGTACAATGCTCGGTATATTTCTAATCTGGACGTTTGGTTTCCGGTTTGTCTGGGAGTTTTTCAAGGAAAATCAGGTGGCCTTTGAAGATAGTATGAGCCTTAATATGGGGCAACTGCTGAGTATACCGGCAATTCTGCTCGGTCTGATTTTATTGTTAAGAAACGTTATCAGACCTGCTTCATTAATTCCGGTAGCCCTGGTTATTCAGTCATCAAGCCTCTGTTATCAATGCGATTACCAGCCAGCTTTGCCAGCATCCAGCAAGGCCCATTCTACCAGATGTGGAGAATTAATTTCCAGTAAACGGCTCCTTAAAACAAGACGTTTCCAAAATCATATAACAAAGGCAACAAAGCCAGTTTCTCCATCGAGTTCAGTAGCCTGA
- a CDS encoding SDR family NAD(P)-dependent oxidoreductase, with translation MIHQNEKVSDQPAPTPVTSPKVWFITGASRGFGRVWAEAALKRGDKVAATARKVESIADLKENYGENVLTLALDVTRPEQVKTAVEQAHEHFGRLDIVLNNAGYSLVGTIEEASADDIRALYETNIIGPVSVIQAALPLLRKQGGGHILGTSSNLGHVTLPVIGYYCSSKWAFEAIHESLATEVKPFGINVTIIEPGAYATEFGSQESLKFAQGLDIYADFKTHFFGELRSLERGDPAATPEALFKVVDAENPPLRFFLGSHNLPWVRTAYAERMATWEEWADVSNAAQGQTS, from the coding sequence ATGATACATCAGAATGAGAAGGTAAGCGATCAACCTGCGCCAACGCCTGTAACATCGCCTAAAGTCTGGTTCATTACGGGCGCTTCCCGCGGGTTTGGGCGCGTTTGGGCCGAAGCCGCTCTGAAGCGTGGCGACAAGGTGGCGGCTACCGCACGCAAAGTAGAAAGCATTGCCGACCTGAAAGAAAACTATGGCGAAAACGTGCTCACACTCGCGCTTGACGTGACACGACCAGAGCAGGTAAAAACTGCCGTAGAGCAAGCGCATGAACACTTCGGCAGACTTGATATTGTGCTTAATAATGCCGGTTATTCACTGGTTGGCACCATTGAGGAAGCCAGTGCGGACGATATTCGTGCCCTGTACGAAACGAACATCATTGGCCCGGTTTCTGTTATTCAGGCGGCATTGCCCTTATTGAGAAAGCAGGGGGGCGGTCACATCCTTGGCACATCGAGCAACCTGGGTCATGTAACGTTACCCGTGATCGGTTATTACTGTTCGTCGAAATGGGCATTCGAAGCGATTCATGAAAGCCTGGCCACGGAAGTAAAACCGTTTGGGATCAACGTAACCATCATTGAACCGGGCGCCTATGCCACCGAGTTTGGCAGCCAGGAATCCCTGAAGTTCGCACAAGGGCTCGACATTTACGCTGATTTTAAAACCCATTTTTTCGGTGAGTTAAGATCCCTGGAAAGAGGTGATCCAGCGGCAACGCCTGAAGCACTTTTCAAGGTAGTGGACGCCGAAAATCCTCCGCTACGGTTCTTTTTGGGCAGTCATAATTTACCCTGGGTACGCACTGCCTATGCTGAACGGATGGCAACCTGGGAGGAATGGGCCGACGTTTCCAACGCGGCTCAGGGTCAGACCAGTTAA
- a CDS encoding response regulator: MKTILLIEDNADIRENTAEILELSGYRVLTAENGKLGVELALADHPDLIICDIMMPVLDGYGVLHIVNKNPDLNGIPFIFLTAKSERVDFRKGMELGADDYLTKPFDDTELLSAVEGRLNRFNKLRAESYNLQQEGLTQFLDDARKVGGGLQSLSVDRKTHHVSKKQFVYTEGDEPTRLYFLKSGRVKTTRANTDGKELVTGLYGPGEFFGDLALLEETAYTDSALTLDDSELVYIPKDDFRQLLIAQPEVGRQFVRLLAGRVSEKEDQLLGMAYSSLRRRVADALLRLQEPLPNGDPAPPIQLSRDDLAAVIGTATESLIRTLSEFKQDGLIEVSGGGIRILKPDKLRRANW, encoded by the coding sequence ATGAAAACTATTCTGCTCATTGAAGACAATGCCGATATTCGGGAGAACACGGCAGAGATTCTGGAATTATCCGGTTACCGCGTGCTGACTGCCGAAAATGGTAAGCTCGGTGTTGAACTGGCCCTCGCCGATCATCCAGACTTGATTATCTGCGACATTATGATGCCCGTTTTAGATGGCTATGGTGTATTACATATCGTTAATAAAAATCCAGACCTAAATGGTATTCCGTTTATTTTCCTGACGGCTAAATCCGAACGGGTTGACTTTAGAAAAGGTATGGAATTGGGTGCCGACGACTACCTGACCAAGCCATTCGATGATACTGAATTGCTGAGTGCGGTTGAAGGACGCCTGAACCGGTTTAATAAGCTTCGGGCCGAGAGCTATAATCTGCAACAGGAGGGGCTCACGCAGTTTCTGGACGACGCCCGTAAAGTAGGTGGAGGTCTGCAAAGTTTATCTGTTGATCGAAAAACGCATCACGTTTCTAAAAAACAGTTTGTTTATACTGAAGGCGATGAGCCAACACGCCTTTATTTTCTAAAAAGTGGACGGGTCAAAACAACTCGCGCCAATACAGATGGTAAAGAGCTGGTAACGGGCCTATACGGGCCAGGAGAATTTTTTGGAGATCTGGCTTTGCTCGAGGAAACGGCCTATACCGACTCCGCCCTCACGCTCGATGACTCGGAACTGGTGTATATTCCTAAAGATGATTTTCGGCAACTGCTCATAGCCCAGCCTGAAGTAGGGCGTCAGTTTGTGCGCCTGCTGGCCGGGCGTGTTAGTGAAAAAGAAGATCAGTTGCTGGGCATGGCCTACAGCTCACTCCGTCGGCGTGTGGCCGATGCCTTGTTGCGACTTCAGGAGCCTCTGCCCAATGGAGACCCGGCTCCTCCTATTCAGCTTTCTCGCGATGACCTGGCGGCCGTTATTGGCACAGCTACGGAATCACTAATTCGTACTCTGAGTGAATTCAAACAGGATGGTCTGATTGAGGTGAGCGGGGGGGGCATCCGGATACTGAAACCCGATAAACTCCGTCGGGCCAACTGGTAA
- a CDS encoding glycoside hydrolase family 43 protein — protein MAYIVRKQEQDSFLKYRQTSSMMRLTTVFILLIITLEVALAQSKSDVMSADLTAQKQLKIEDGKNVWMLTYFRQRYPTRIEVDAKGNIIEVPLPDPMLINKLHIALSTDGRHWTPLNDNKPVWDQHVRDPYVRRGPDGLWRILSTGGGKSIDREKVGPSCLYMTSRDLIHWQLEGPLPLMKDVRNESGAFAGNIWAPEWFYDDKTAEYILFWSSSFKDAGWKESRLWYCKTRDWKTFTPAQVLFAPPYSVIDGTLLAHKGTYYLFHKEEEFGAKTGERRAIRVASSSKLEGPYHVIEGPLNNGQLVPVITEGPTIMKDPIKPGWLLLYDYCMTNRFGASYSPDLIHWTVDEDIRFPDAARHGCISLLTAEEAKALLKNY, from the coding sequence ATGGCTTATATCGTTAGAAAACAGGAGCAGGATTCCTTTTTAAAGTACAGGCAAACTAGTAGTATGATGCGGCTTACAACAGTATTTATTCTTTTGATCATTACGCTGGAAGTAGCGTTGGCGCAATCTAAAAGCGACGTAATGTCCGCTGATTTAACGGCTCAGAAACAACTTAAGATTGAAGATGGTAAAAACGTCTGGATGTTGACCTATTTTCGTCAGCGTTATCCTACCCGGATTGAGGTTGATGCCAAGGGAAACATAATTGAGGTTCCCTTGCCTGACCCCATGCTGATTAATAAGTTACACATTGCCTTATCAACCGATGGGCGGCATTGGACTCCTTTAAATGACAATAAACCGGTGTGGGACCAGCATGTCCGTGATCCCTATGTACGTCGAGGCCCCGATGGACTTTGGCGAATCTTATCAACGGGTGGCGGAAAAAGCATTGACCGGGAGAAGGTAGGGCCAAGCTGTCTTTATATGACGTCCAGGGATTTGATTCATTGGCAGCTTGAAGGCCCTTTGCCCCTGATGAAAGATGTACGGAATGAGTCAGGGGCCTTTGCCGGAAATATTTGGGCTCCGGAATGGTTCTATGATGACAAAACAGCCGAATATATTTTGTTCTGGTCGTCGTCGTTTAAAGATGCGGGCTGGAAGGAAAGTCGGCTGTGGTACTGTAAAACACGTGACTGGAAAACATTTACGCCCGCTCAGGTACTATTTGCCCCGCCTTACTCAGTGATCGATGGTACTTTGTTAGCGCATAAAGGCACGTATTACCTGTTTCATAAAGAGGAAGAGTTTGGCGCTAAAACCGGCGAAAGGCGGGCTATTCGGGTAGCTAGCTCCAGCAAACTCGAGGGACCTTATCATGTTATTGAAGGGCCTTTGAATAATGGGCAACTAGTACCAGTTATCACGGAAGGCCCCACGATTATGAAAGACCCGATCAAGCCTGGGTGGTTGTTGCTGTATGATTACTGTATGACGAACCGATTTGGGGCTTCGTACTCACCCGATTTGATTCATTGGACGGTTGACGAAGACATACGTTTTCCGGATGCAGCCCGTCATGGTTGTATATCCCTACTAACCGCCGAGGAGGCCAAAGCATTACTGAAAAATTATTGA
- a CDS encoding PAS domain-containing sensor histidine kinase — MFDDSFEAVFSHATIGIIVSNEQGRIVSANRYARALFGYDEDEMTTISVDALVPDSIVQRHAQLRASFNANPQIRAMGHGRDLYAKRKDGSIFPAEISLSYFYRENMLLAVGYIIDITAKKEAEQTLLEQKSRIEQLNAELEQKVADRTHALMATLHQLEGSKDELAKALVAERELGELKSRFVSMASHEFRTPLSAVLTSASLIEKYPNADQQDKRLRHVHRIKSSVNHLNNILEEFLSVGRLEEGRLDAIWSEVDVYGLVAEVVTDLRDMLKPGQQIQTQIDCLLPVRSDPSLLRKILVNLLSNAIKYSGDNQEINLVAHSHESVFQLTISDQGIGISPEDQKHLFERFFRARNATNFAGTGLGLHIVARYLELLGGTIELTSQLGEGTTITLTFPPS, encoded by the coding sequence ATGTTCGACGACTCGTTTGAGGCCGTTTTTTCCCATGCTACCATTGGCATCATCGTTTCGAATGAACAGGGCCGTATTGTTTCCGCGAATCGGTATGCTCGTGCTTTATTTGGCTACGATGAGGACGAAATGACGACCATATCTGTTGACGCACTTGTGCCTGATTCGATTGTGCAACGCCACGCCCAGTTGCGCGCTTCGTTCAACGCTAATCCGCAAATACGGGCTATGGGTCACGGACGCGATTTGTACGCCAAACGGAAAGATGGGTCAATATTCCCGGCCGAAATCAGTTTGAGCTACTTTTATCGGGAGAATATGCTCCTGGCAGTAGGCTACATTATTGATATTACCGCCAAAAAAGAGGCCGAGCAAACATTACTTGAACAGAAAAGCCGTATTGAACAACTCAATGCCGAGTTAGAACAGAAAGTGGCTGATCGAACCCATGCTCTCATGGCCACTTTACATCAGCTGGAAGGGTCGAAAGATGAGCTGGCAAAAGCACTGGTGGCCGAGCGTGAATTGGGCGAGTTGAAGTCCCGATTTGTGTCAATGGCGTCGCACGAGTTCAGAACTCCACTGAGTGCGGTGTTAACCTCGGCATCGTTGATTGAAAAATACCCGAATGCCGATCAACAGGATAAGCGGTTGCGGCATGTTCACCGGATTAAATCGTCCGTTAACCATCTGAACAATATTTTAGAGGAGTTTCTGTCGGTAGGGCGGCTTGAAGAAGGACGGCTTGACGCCATCTGGTCGGAGGTTGATGTGTATGGGCTAGTAGCCGAAGTAGTGACCGATTTACGGGACATGCTGAAGCCTGGACAACAGATTCAAACTCAGATAGACTGCTTGCTGCCTGTGCGTAGTGATCCATCGCTCCTACGAAAAATTTTGGTGAATTTATTGTCTAATGCAATTAAATACTCTGGCGATAATCAGGAAATTAATTTGGTTGCTCATAGCCATGAAAGCGTCTTTCAGCTAACCATCAGCGATCAGGGTATTGGTATTTCGCCGGAAGACCAAAAACACCTGTTCGAACGCTTTTTTAGGGCCAGAAACGCAACTAATTTTGCTGGTACGGGTCTTGGCCTGCATATCGTTGCCAGATACCTTGAACTGCTGGGTGGCACAATTGAGTTGACCAGCCAGTTAGGCGAAGGCACTACCATTACCCTTACATTTCCTCCCTCATGA
- a CDS encoding thioredoxin produces MTPHSSLLTDAPQRPVLLIFTSASPAQRVEIDQLLEKARFILNPAVRVMRVSESTHPEVVHSFGFTSLPAFALVRQGQELWRYSGPVDSPDLFNQMEQTFLRN; encoded by the coding sequence ATGACACCTCATTCTTCGTTGCTGACAGATGCACCCCAACGACCTGTGCTGTTGATATTTACATCTGCATCTCCAGCTCAACGTGTCGAAATCGACCAACTTCTGGAAAAGGCCCGATTCATCTTAAATCCAGCCGTAAGGGTCATGCGCGTGAGTGAATCAACCCACCCCGAAGTGGTTCATAGCTTCGGATTTACGTCTTTACCCGCTTTTGCCTTAGTTCGGCAAGGGCAGGAATTATGGCGTTATTCAGGTCCGGTCGATAGTCCCGATCTTTTCAACCAAATGGAACAGACTTTTCTAAGAAACTAA
- a CDS encoding AraC family transcriptional regulator, with amino-acid sequence MKKEENSPYKIESLADAHRAFGLPKPKHPLVSLINGAHTPVAMNAIPGAHVLGFYKISYKPKLGGKLKYGQSYYDFDEGGLLFAAPGQVIGSNHDDGSICSQYTLLIHPDFFLGCSLAKTIKQYGFFSYSTNETLHLSEEEKETIIDIFKMIEKELNSRIDDFSQGVVIAQIELLMNYANRFYKRQFITRKAVNHDLLQKLEAVLDHYFTDDTSLSQGLPTVGYLADHLNLSPSYLSDMLRSLIGQSAQHYIHDKLISAAKEKLSTTNLSVSEVAYALGFEHSQSFSKLFKTKTNLSPLEFRRSFN; translated from the coding sequence ATGAAAAAAGAAGAAAACAGCCCTTATAAAATCGAATCGCTGGCCGATGCACACCGGGCCTTTGGTTTACCAAAGCCTAAGCATCCACTGGTCAGTCTGATCAACGGTGCTCATACCCCCGTAGCCATGAATGCCATACCGGGCGCTCATGTACTGGGTTTCTATAAAATATCGTACAAACCAAAACTCGGTGGCAAATTAAAGTACGGCCAGAGTTATTATGATTTTGATGAAGGTGGTTTGTTATTCGCTGCACCGGGCCAGGTAATCGGCAGCAATCACGACGATGGCAGCATATGTTCGCAGTATACGTTGCTCATTCATCCGGATTTCTTTTTAGGGTGTTCGCTGGCTAAAACCATCAAGCAGTATGGCTTCTTCTCGTATTCAACCAATGAAACGCTGCATCTTTCGGAAGAGGAAAAAGAAACGATCATCGATATCTTTAAAATGATCGAAAAGGAGTTGAACAGCCGAATCGACGATTTCAGTCAGGGCGTTGTTATTGCTCAAATTGAGCTATTGATGAACTATGCGAATCGTTTTTACAAACGTCAGTTCATTACCCGCAAAGCCGTAAACCACGATCTCCTACAAAAGCTGGAAGCTGTATTGGATCATTATTTTACCGATGATACCTCACTAAGCCAGGGATTACCGACTGTCGGCTATCTGGCGGATCATTTAAACCTGTCACCCAGTTATTTAAGTGATATGCTGCGATCATTGATCGGGCAAAGTGCACAGCACTATATTCATGATAAACTGATCTCAGCCGCAAAAGAAAAACTGTCGACCACCAATTTATCGGTAAGCGAAGTGGCTTACGCGTTGGGATTTGAGCACTCGCAATCGTTTAGTAAACTCTTTAAAACGAAAACGAATCTGTCGCCCCTGGAATTCAGGCGATCATTCAATTAA